A single Lolium perenne isolate Kyuss_39 chromosome 6, Kyuss_2.0, whole genome shotgun sequence DNA region contains:
- the LOC127309757 gene encoding indole-3-acetate beta-glucosyltransferase-like: protein MAHVLVVPMPGQGHINPMVQFAKKLVLKGVAATLVTTRFIARTTRIDAGQVQVEAISDGHDDGGFSSAASPEEYLQKLEVAGSASLAELIKARAVSGRPFTCVVYDSFLRWAARTARVLDLPAVPFSTQSCAVSAVYHYVNEGKLPVPAAGGEKSVALAGLPEMERWEFPTFLFGDGPYASLTMPALTQFAGRDEDDWVLFNSFEELEAEVLAGLSSHFKARAIGPCVPLPTAESGHADRFTYGANLLDPAEEDTCIKWLDNKPPGSVAYVSFGSLASLGAAQTEELARGLLAAGMPFLWVVRATEEVQLPRHLLDPATASGTALIVRWCPQLDVLAHRAVGCFVTHCGWNSTLEALGFGVPMVALPIWTDQPINARLIEGACGAGVRARRDAVSGIFLRDEIESCVHAVMDDDGIAASAREAARRWSDAARAAVVPGGSSDRNLDEFVEFVRANADKNKKPLGLENSETRASRAQDVICM, encoded by the exons ATGGCTCATGTCCTTGTCGTGCCCATGCCCGGCCAAGGCCACATAAACCCTATGGTGCAGTTCGCCAAGAAGCTGGTGCTCAAGGGTGTAGCCGCCACCCTAGTCACAACCCGCTTCATCGCTCGAACAACCAGAATCGACGCTGGCCAAGTGCAGGTCGAGGCCATCTCGGACGGGCACGACGACGGCGGGTTCTCGTCGGCGGCGAGCCCGGAGGAGTACTTGCAGAAGCTGGAGGTCGCCGGCTCGGCCTCCCTGGCCGAGCTCATCAAGGCGCGTGCGGTGTCCGGGCGCCCCTTCACATGCGTGGTGTACGACTCGTTCCTGCGCTGGGCGGCGCGGACAGCGCGTGTGCTGGACCTGCCCGCCGTCCCGTTCTCGACGCAGTCGTGCGCGGTGAGCGCGGTGTACCACTACGTGAACGAGGGGAAGCTCCCCGTGCCGGCGGCCGGGGGTGAGAAGAGCGTGGCGCTCGCGGGGCTGCCGGAGATGGAAAGGTGGGAGTTCCCGACGTTCCTGTTCGGCGACGGGCCATACGCGTCGCTCACTATGCCGGCGCTCACCCAGTTCGCCGGCAGGGACGAGGATGACTGGGTGCTCTTCAACTCGTTTGAAGAGTTGGAGGCTGAG GTCTTGGCTGGACTGTCGAGCCACTTCAAGGCCCGAGCCATTGGGCCTTGCGTGCCGCTGCCCACCGCGGAATCCGGCCATGCCGACCGCTTCACCTACGGCGCCAACCTGCTCGACCCGGCGGAGGAGGACACCTGCATCAAGTGGCTTGACAACAAGCCCCCGGGCTCCGTCGCCTACGTCTCCTTCGGTAGCTTGGCGTCTCTCGGCGCCGCCCAGACGGAGGAGCTCGCGCGCGGCCTCCTCGCCGCCGGCATGCCCTTTCTGTGGGTGGTGAGGGCCACCGAGGAGGTGCAGCTCCCGCGCCACCTCCTGGACCCGGCGACGGCGTCGGGCACCGCTCTCATCGTGCGCTGGTGCCCGCAGCTGGACGTCCTGGCGCACCGCGCCGTGGGCTGCTTCGTCACTCACTGCGGGTGGAACTCCACGCTGGAGGCGCTCGGCTTCGGCGTGCCGATGGTGGCGCTGCCGATTTGGACCGACCAGCCGATCAACGCCCGGCTCATCGAGGGCGCGTGCGGTGCCGGCGTGCGCGCGCGCCGCGACGCTGTCTCGGGGATATTCCTGCGGGACGAGATCGAGAGCTGCGTGCACGCCGTCATGGATGATGATGGGATCGCAGCTTCCGCGCGCGAGGCGGCACGGCGGTGGAGCGACGCGGCGCGCGCGGCGGTCGTCCCCGGCGGCAGCTCTGATCGGAACCTGGACGAGTTCGTGGAGTTTGTGCGCGCCAACGCCGACAAGAATAAGAAGCCTCTTGGATTGGAAAACAGCGAGACTAGAGCAAGCAGGGCTCAAGACGTGATTTGCATGTGA